DNA sequence from the Candidatus Fluviicola riflensis genome:
GAAATCGAAGAAGAATGTGGCATTCAATCGCCTAAAGTTCGAAAACTGATCGGAATTACGTTTCATACTTATGACTATAAAGGTAAGCCAACGTTAAAGAAAAACTGGTGGTATGCGTTGGATTATGACGGCCCGAAAGCCACCGATCCTCAGTCGGAAGAAGCCATTACAAAAGCTGTTTGGCTGTCGAAAAAAGAATGGGAAATCGTGCGCGAAAATACCTATGATTCCATTCGTGAAGTGCTTGATATGACAGGGAAGAGTTGATTGTTCTTTAACAATACGTAGAATCAGCACTTAATTTTTTGTTAACGAGCAACCATTTACCAAAAGAGTTCGTATTCTTGTATATAAAAACTGTAAACATGAAAATTATTGTAACAATAGGTGTTTGTTTGTTCACGTTGGGAGCATTCGCACAACAAGAAGCAAAACCGGCAACTCCTCCTGCAACACCACCGGCTGTCGCTCCTGCAAAGAAAGCTCCTAAGCCAACCAAACCGGCTGTGGAATTCAAAACAATGACGATTGAACGTGCCGATATTCCTTACGATTCCCAGGAACAATTCGTTTTCGAATTCAAAAACAACGGTTCAACACCGGTTATCATTACCAACGTTCAAACAAGTTGCGGTTGCACGAAAGCTGAGCAGCCAACTGAACCGGTAGCGAAGAAAAAAACAGGTAAAATTGCTGTGAAATACGATACAAAACGTGTTGGTAACTTCACCAAAACAATTACTGTCACAACAAATGTTTCTACTGAGCCAATCATCTTAACGATCAAAGGAAATGTATTGGCAGCTGACCCGAATGCAACTCCTCCAACAGGGACTCCTGCAAAAACAGAAGGACACGAAGGACACAATCACTAAGAAATAATTATAGTACAGAAAAAGGCGATCCGTGGATCGCCTTTTTTGTTTTTCCGTAATTCACATCGCGGATATCTTTCTCCCACATATGCACAGATTTTTGCTCGGCTAACGCACTCGCTCAAATATTGAAAACACAACAATGCGCTGCCGTTAGGAGCGCAAAAATCTATGCATCTGTGGGAAATATAATGTTCCATCGACTAGTCGATGGAACACATCAAGTTTGAACTTAGTCAATAATTGTGATCGACTCGATACGATCTCCCTGGCTAATCTGATCAATAATATCCGCACCTTCAATTACTTTTCCGAAGCAGGTATGATTTCTGTCTAAATGCGCGGTATTTGTACGACTGTGACAAACGAAAAACTGTGAACCACCGGTGTTTCTTCCCGCGTGAGCCATAGACAATACACCACGGTCATGGTATTGGTTTTCGCCGGTTAATTCACAATCGATTTTGTAACCAGGTCCGCCGGTTCCAGGCATTCCTGTTGCTCCTTCACGTGAATTCGGACAACCTCCCTGGATCACAAAATCAGGCAAAACGCGGTGAAACGTCAATCCGTCATAATATCCTTCTTTCGATAATTTCACGAAGTTGTCTACCGTTTTCGGTGCATCTGCTTCGTAAAACATCACTTTCATATCGCCTTTGGCGGTTTTAATAATGGCTTCCATGTTTAAAAATTTTAGGCAAAAGTATCTAAAATCAAGCGGATCCGGACGAAGAAGATTTACAAAAAACCACAAGGACACAAAGTTTTTCTTGAAGGATAAGCGTGTTAAGGGCACAAAGGGGAAACTCTTTCTTTTTCCGATTCTTTCCTAAAGAGCATCGAGGTGCTCTACCTAAATCCCTTTGTGATCTTTGTAACACGCCAAACATATCCTCTTTCTTTGCTCCTTCGCTGAAGCTTGTGCCATCGCTAAAGCTATTGGCGACACGCGATCGGCGTAAGCGTTGTGATTTTGTGGTGAAAATACCACGAGATTTTACTTACCTAACTTTGAATTCCTAAAGAGCTCCACACCCAAAAACCTTTGCCACTTTCTGTGGAAACCGTATCGCGAATGATGCTTACTTTTGTAACATGACAACAACAATTTCAAGAAAGGCACTATCATCATTTTCCACATTTTCGAGCGCCTTCGGACAAGACCAAACATCCTTCAGCGCATTCATTCAACAACCTTTCGATTCCGTTGAAGATCTGACAGCGCAAGCCAAACGCAAACATCCGGTTTATTCATCCGCATCGAGAAAAATAGTAACGGACACGATTGCACGACAACTCGAACATCAACTTTCGGTATCACAACTCAGCAACCTCGATTTACTTCGGGAGGAAACGACCATGACAATTACCACCGGACACCAATTAACCTTGTTTGGTGGGCCGCTTTTCCTGCTTTACAAAGTACTGCATGTAGTAAAACTGGCGCGGTCGTTCAATGAATCTCAAACTGAATTCAAAGCCGTTCCCGTATTCTGGCTGGCCAGCGAAGATCATGATTTCGAAGAAATTCAATCAGCTCAGCTGTTCAACAAAAACCTGAGGTGGGAAAGCGAACAAAAAGGCCCTGTAGGACGCTTCCATATGGAAAACTACGATCTTGTTTTAGATGAATTGAAAGCTTTTTTCACAACCAAAGAAGCTTGTGAATTGCTGGAACTGGTGAAAGATCTTCCGGATACCAATTATGCAATACATTACCAGCAACTGATGAACCGGCTTTTTGCCGATTTCGGGGTTTTGGTGCTTCAACCGGATGATCACGCATTAAAGCAATTATTTATACCTGTTCTGCAACGGGAAATCACAGAAAAACCTTCATTCAAAGCCGTTCAGGTAACGAATGAACAATTGCAAAAAGCAGGCTGGTCACCGCAAGCACAGGCCAGAGCGTGTAATCTTTTTTTGCTCGATGCAACCGGAAGACATCGCATTGATCCTTCTGCAAACGGATTTACGATTGATGGAAAAGCCTATTCGAAAGAAGAATTGCTGCAATTGACAGAACAACAACCCGAATTATTTTCGCCCAATGTGATCTTGCGGCCGGTGTACCAGGAAACCATTCTTCCCAACCTCGCTTACATTGGCGGTGGCGGCGAAATGGCTTACTGGATTCAGCTAAAAGGCGTATTCGAAGCGCATGACGTACTTTTTCCATTGATCCAGCAACGGAATTCTTTGCTTTTGGTTGATGGTGCAACCGCAAAACGCATCGAAAAAACCGGCTGGGAATTATCCCGCTTTTTTGAACCGAAAGAACAGCTGCGCAAAGCTTATTTGCTGGAACACGATGCCGATCAGTTGAATATGGAAGCCATTCAGGCGCAATTTCAAAGCCTGCGTTTGTCAATGATTACCAAAGCCAAAGAAATTGACGCAAGCCTCGAATCGTTTGCCGAGGCCGAAACCGTGCGGATGTCAAAACAATTGGAGGTATACGAACAACGCCTTCTGAAACAGGTCAAACAACAGCATGAACAGGCATTGAAAGCTATTGATGGCGTTTGTGATCGTTTTCTTCCGGGGAATGTGTTGCAGGAACGGGCACTGCATTGGCTGAATTTTGCTCCTTCAGGTGATTATTCAAGTCTACTGACGGCGATTGAAGCAGTAATTGATCCGTTTCAAAGTGATCTAATTGTGGTAGAATTGAAAAATTAAGCAGCATTTACACTATTTTCACCGCTCATACGTTTCAGCTACATGACATTTTTGCGTTATCGGATTTTTATTGTACTCATAACTGCCTGCTTTTCGAGCGTTTTCGCGCAAGTAAAGGTAAAAGGTAAATGTGTCGATAAAAAAGGGAATCCACTGGAACTAACTACCGTGAGGGCCGATCAAAACGAAATGCCTTATTTGACACGGACCGATTTCGACGGAAATTTTGCCCTTGAAATTCCAGCCGGTAAAACGCGTTTTCTCTTTCAATACGATAATACCAACAAGGTTGAAATGGAATTAATGATTCCTGACGTGGATAGCTTTGTACTGGAAACGATTCGCTTTAATTTCGAAAACCTCGACATCGTCAATATCAACCGGGATCGCGACATTGTTAATGGTGTTCCATCATTGCCACCGTATGATTATCAGCGCAATCCGTTGAGTTCGGTTGAAAAATACATCACTTATACAACTGCCGCAACATCAAGCAATGAGCTCACAAATAATTACAATGTACGCGGTGGAAATTACGATGAAAACCTTGTTTATGTTAATGGATTTTTGATCAATCGTCCATTCCTGACGCGTTCCGGGCAGCAGGAAGGAATGAGTTTTATCAATACCGCTTTGGTGAAAGATGTGCGTTTCAGTGCCGGTGGTTTCCAGGCTGTTTACGGGGATAAATTGAGTTCCGTACTCGACATTGAATACAAAAAGCCGGATAGCTTGCACGCTTCCGTTATGGCTTCATTACTTGGCGTGGAAGGACACATGGAACAGGGAATCGGTTCTCGTTTTCGCTATTTGGTTGGCGGACGTTACCGTTCCAATGGCTACTTACTCAATTCGTTGCCGACAAAAGGAAATTACAATCCGGTGTTTTGGGACGGACAATTTGTGACCGAATTCGATCTTAACGAAAAATGGCAATGGACCGTTCTCGGGCATATATCTTCGAACAATTACCAGTTTTCTCCGGTATCTCAGCAAACCGATTTCGGAACAGCAAACGAAGCTTATTCGTTTAATATTTACTTCGATGGACAGGAAGACACGCGCTTTTTGACTATGACCGGCGGAACGGCGTTTAAGTACACCGGGAAAAAACTCCAGGCGAACACTTATTTAACAGCATTCAGAAGTAACGAACGCGAGTATTTCGATATTCAGGGCCAATACTACATCAACGAATTGGAAACCGATCCGTCGAAAGAAGAATACGGCGATTCGATTGCGGTATTGGGAGTGGGAACCTTTATGAATCATGCCCGCAACCGCCTCACAGCTTCTATTTTGAGTGCTTATCACGATGCGACGTATTCGTTTAATGAAAACAGCGCGTTTCGCTATGGTTTCGGGATTCAACACGATGATTTTTCAGATGTTCTGAGCGAATGGCGTATGATCGATTCGGCCGGATATTCGGTTCCGCAAAATACGGCGGGTGTTGATTTGTTTGAAGTGATCAAAGGCAGGTTAAAACTCCAAAACGACCGCGTTCATGCGTATGTTCAGCAAAACCAGCAATGGTCAGGCAAAAAGAAAGACCGGTTTGTTTCTAAAGTTGTTAAAATCAAAAATGATTCAACCGGATTGAAAGTGTTCAGAACTTTTTCCGACACGATGAAAGGCGGTACCGCAAAATGGGAACTGGATGCCGGTGTTCGGGCGTTGTATACTTCCTTTAATACTGATTTTATGGTGACACCGCGTGTGAGCATCAGTTTCATTCCGGTGAAATACGTGTTCCACAAAGATCACTTTGAACGTCGTTCCATGAAATTCCGTTTCGCAGCCGGAGCTTATTACCAGCCACCGTTTTACCGTGAATTCAGAACATTTACCGGAGGCTTGAATCCGAACGTAGTTGCCCAAAAATCATTACACTTTGTATTGGGTGGCGACTACAATTTCTACATGTGGGGCCGCGAAAAACCGTTCAAAGTATCCGCCGAAACGTATTACAAATACCTGTGGGATATCAATCCATATGAGATTGAGAATGTGCGCACGCGTTATTATGCCGACAACATTGCCAAAGGTTATGCAGTGGGATTTGATGCCAATATGCACGGTGAATTTGTAAAAGGATTGGAATCGTTTTTTAAGATCGGTGTTTTGTCGACCAAGGAAGATGTTGAAAACGATTCATACTGGAATTTCTACAACGCAGCCGGAGAGCGTATTACCAGCATCAGTGAAGACCAGGAACCTGTTGATTCAGTTGAAGTATTTCCAGGCTACATTCGCCGTCCTTCTGATCAGCGGTTGAATATGGGGATTTTGTTCCAGGACCACATGCCAGGACTGGAGCGTTTCATGGTGCAAATGGGCTTGAATTTCGGTTCGCGTTTACCTTACGGTCCGCCGGATTTCACGCGCTACAAAGATACCTTGAGTATGAAATCGTATTTCCGCGTTGATATCGGTTTGTCGTTTGATTTGTTGAAAAAAGACCGCAGCAAGATCCAGGATAAATGGTATGGTAAATTCAGCGATGCGTTGGTTTCGTTTGAAGTGTTTAATCTCTTAGGGATCAACAACGTGCTTTCAAAACAATGGATCCAGGACGTCAGCGGTGGTTATTATGCCATTCCGAATTACCTGACACAGCGAAGGTTTAATCTGAAGATTATAGTGAGAATTTAGCTTCGCGCGAAGCGCTCCGCAATGTTGAATGCTTAATGTTGAATTTTTAATGGAGGTCTCCTAAAGGTTTTAAAGTTTACTCCTGTTCCGAAATTGAGACTCTTACCTAAAATCTAATTCAACATTAAAAATTAAGCATTAAAAATTAAGTGGAATTACATTTGCTCTAAAACCGCGATCCGTTTTTCAATCGGAGGATGTGTAGCAAACAAACCGCTAAATCCGCTCAATGATTTGTGTTCGATAAACATTTGTTTGACATCATCGCTTTTCACTTCTTCCACTTCTGAGTTCCCTGAAATTTTACGCAAGGCAGAAGCCATCGCTTTGGTGTTTCGGGTCATTTCTACTGCTCCGGCATCGGCGAGGTATTCGCGTTTGCGCGATAAAGCGAATTTGAAGAGAATCGATAATATAAATGCTACGACAGCGATCGCGAGCGCAATCAACATGAGTTTGTCGTTGTCTTTGTCTTTTCGACGGCCACCACCATAAAGCAATGAACGAAACAGTATTTGTACGGTAAAGGACAAGATTCCTACAAACACGATACTGATGATCAACAAGCGTACATCCCTGTTGCGAATATGTGTGAGTTCGTGTGCGATAACAGCTTCCAGTTCCTGGTCATCAAGTGCTTCAATGATTCCTGAAGTGAGCGTTACTGCATACGATTTTTTATCGATCCCGCTGGCGAATGCATTCAACGCTGAAGAATCGATGATATACAGTTTCGGCATCGTCATACCGATTGTCATACACAGGTTTTCGGTGAGGTTATAAACACGCATGTTTTCTTTCCGGTCGAGCGTA
Encoded proteins:
- the bshC gene encoding bacillithiol biosynthesis cysteine-adding enzyme BshC codes for the protein MTTTISRKALSSFSTFSSAFGQDQTSFSAFIQQPFDSVEDLTAQAKRKHPVYSSASRKIVTDTIARQLEHQLSVSQLSNLDLLREETTMTITTGHQLTLFGGPLFLLYKVLHVVKLARSFNESQTEFKAVPVFWLASEDHDFEEIQSAQLFNKNLRWESEQKGPVGRFHMENYDLVLDELKAFFTTKEACELLELVKDLPDTNYAIHYQQLMNRLFADFGVLVLQPDDHALKQLFIPVLQREITEKPSFKAVQVTNEQLQKAGWSPQAQARACNLFLLDATGRHRIDPSANGFTIDGKAYSKEELLQLTEQQPELFSPNVILRPVYQETILPNLAYIGGGGEMAYWIQLKGVFEAHDVLFPLIQQRNSLLLVDGATAKRIEKTGWELSRFFEPKEQLRKAYLLEHDADQLNMEAIQAQFQSLRLSMITKAKEIDASLESFAEAETVRMSKQLEVYEQRLLKQVKQQHEQALKAIDGVCDRFLPGNVLQERALHWLNFAPSGDYSSLLTAIEAVIDPFQSDLIVVELKN
- a CDS encoding protease is translated as MAYIGLQAQIRRNNARSTVILACFPLLILAGVYAFFFFTAGGKENIEHVNWMFLKTTPFVIGGVLIWFLIAYFGNTAMIRLATQAHTLDRKENMRVYNLTENLCMTIGMTMPKLYIIDSSALNAFASGIDKKSYAVTLTSGIIEALDDQELEAVIAHELTHIRNRDVRLLIISIVFVGILSFTVQILFRSLLYGGGRRKDKDNDKLMLIALAIAVVAFILSILFKFALSRKREYLADAGAVEMTRNTKAMASALRKISGNSEVEEVKSDDVKQMFIEHKSLSGFSGLFATHPPIEKRIAVLEQM
- a CDS encoding peptidyl-prolyl cis-trans isomerase, whose protein sequence is MEAIIKTAKGDMKVMFYEADAPKTVDNFVKLSKEGYYDGLTFHRVLPDFVIQGGCPNSREGATGMPGTGGPGYKIDCELTGENQYHDRGVLSMAHAGRNTGGSQFFVCHSRTNTAHLDRNHTCFGKVIEGADIIDQISQGDRIESITIID